The window TTATCCGCATCTTTAGCGGCCACCACCCCATTTTTAAGAACAGCCTCCTTGTTTACTGGTATGCGAATCGCTCTTGTAGGGAACGTATGTTCGTAATGATCGTTGCGCATCAACTCTTGAGTAATCTTGTTTTCACTTGCGACCCATTCCATCCATTTGTCCAGATTCATAGTGTCTGGAAAAATATAGTTAGGATCTTGTTGCGCCTGTCTTAGACGCTCTTGAATTCGACCATTCTCGTTCCCGTACCACAAGGCATCTCTAGTCCCGTAGGAATATTTGTCATGGGTAAGCGTGGAAGGAACAGGCTCGCTCTCATAGGCTTGTTTCTTCATATCATCCATGTACCAGTCGGTACTAAGTAAAGAGGTACATACCACACGCACATCCGTGCGGTAGCCTTCTACCTCTTGAGCATACCATAAAGGAAAGGTGTCGTTATCACCAATGGTAAATATGAGTGCGTTAGGCAAACAACTATCTAGGTATTTTTTGGCACTAGCAAGAGCCGTATATTTTTCAGACCGATCGTGGTCGTCCCAATTTTGAAAACCCATCAATAGAGGAACGGCTAGGAAACAAACTGCTAGTGTGGCATACTTGACCACAGGCTTGTTAAATTTCTCTCGGATTCCATCAAATAAGGCATAGACACCTATACCTATCCACATAGCAAAAACTAAAAAGGATCCTACATAAGCATAATCACGCTCGCGCACTTGGAACATGCTTTGGTTCAGGTAAACTATGATAGCTAATCCTGTAAACAGGAATAACATTAAGGTTACAAAGAAAGATTTTGGATCTTTTTTAGCATGGAATACGGCTCCTAAAACACCCAACAGTAAAGGAAGGAAAAAATAAAAGTTTCGGCCTTTATTGGTCTTCATGTCTTCGCTTAAGTTGTCTTGTGAACCTATACGCCAGGAATCAATAAACGGAATCCCGCTCATCCAGTTTCCATCAAACCTGTCCCAATTGCCTTGTTCATCGTTTTGTTTCCCGACAAAATTCCACATGAAATAACGCAAATACATATAACTCACCTGGTAACTCACTAGATAACTCAGATTATCACCGAAGGATGGTTTTTGAATCTCAACCGCCTCACTTAAAGAAGCAATGGTTTTAATATACTCGTCTGCAGTAATGCGCCCGCGTTCAAACTGGCGTTCATAATCGTCGAGAACACTTAGTAACTCTTGATTTCCTTGATATCCAGGTTTGATAGTATAATCCAGTCCGCCCATAAAGTCCACATAATTACTTGCACGACTGGCGTCTGTCATTCTAGGAAAAAATCCTTTGTGGGCGTCATTGGTATTTTGAACTGCATTTTTGTAATCATTGACAATTACATATTTACCCGCTCCATAGTCGCGCTCATACTTCGGTTTTTCATCAATGTAAGGCTCATCTGGATCTAGACCGGCATACATATCAGTAAATGCCTCTCCATAGAAAAGAGCAGGAGCAGGGTATTGCTCTCGATTGTAATAAGCTAATAAAGCACGGGCATCGTTTGGATTGTTTTCGTTAATCGGTGTTCCGGCATTTGCTCTGATAGGTAGCATCGTCCAGCTGGAAAAGCCTACCAATACAAATAGAATACATAAAGTAATGGTGTTGAGTAGTGGTTTGTTACGCTTTCGCGAAAGCGAAATTAACCACACAAACACAACCACGATCAAGATGAATGCGATGATGGTTCCACTGTTGAAAGGCAAACCTATGTCGTTGACAAAGAAAACCTCTAGGTAACCAAAAATACTGAGCGTGGTAGGCAGGAGCAATTTGAAAACGAAAAGCAAAACTGCAGTCACAGAGACAACGGCAACGATGAAATTGAATGGTGTGACTTTTTTATAATGTCTGAAATACCACAACATTCCTATCGCCGGTATGGTCAAAATTCCTAAAAAGTGAACCCCAAAGGAAAGTCCAATAATAAAAGACATGAGGATCAACCAGCGATTCCCTCGTGGCTCCATCATATCGCGTTCCCACAATAACCCCAGATAAAACATGCTGCTCATGATTAATGCCGCTGGAGCGTATACTTCTGCCTCGACTGCATTAAACCAGAAGCTATCTGATACAGCAAACGCAAGCGAGCCTATAAACGCTGCGCCTAGGATCATGGTTTTATCCATGCGTTCCTTAATAATGTGCCTTTTTAATAATAAAGTAAGCGACCAAAACATGAACAATATGGTAAACGCACTCGATAGCGCTGCCATAAAGTTGACCATGTAAGCGATATTTGAAGCCTCAGTAGCAAATATGGCGACCGCAGCGACCATCATTTGGTACAATGGTGCTCCAGGTGGGTGACCTACTTCAAGGTTAGATGAGGTGGCTATATATTCTCCTGCATCCCAAAAACTAACCGTAGGTTCCAGGGTCAACCAGTAGATAACTAGAGCGATAACAAAGACTGTCCAGCCTAAAACTTTATTCAATTGTGGGTAACTTAATTTCATGGGCATTTTTAACAGCTGCTAAAATAGTAATAATAAAAAGACACAGTAGTAGTACAACGTGCGTAGTCCATTTTCATTTTACAAGAATTAATTTTTTAAAAGGGTTGCATAAAAACAGAATTGTTTTAAATTTGCACCCGCAATTGTCCCATGGTGTAATGGTAACACTACGGTTTTTGGTACCGTCATTCAAGGTTCGAATCCTTGTGGGACAACTGATAAGATTCCGATTCATTTATTTGAATCGGAATTTTTGGTTTTAGATGTTTTGTAAATTAGAAAGATAGCCTTGAATCGCTCGCTTTCCCCTTGTGCCAAGTTTAATGGATGATACCTCGATATAATGAGGGAGGTTTCTGGGAAGTGTAATTAATGGAACACCTACTGAAGTCCTTGTTTTAGGATTTGAGTCAATCGTCCAGGGTAATCGGTAATGATACCATCGACGTTTATCGATAACAAATACTCCATGTCTTTGCGCTTATTGACTGTCCAGGGAATTACTTTCATTCCATGCTCTTGTGCTTGAGCAACTAGTCCAGGTGTTAGGATTTTAAACGCAGGGCTAAAAATATCAGGATGACAATCAGCAAGCATTAAATGTTCTGCTAAAGATTTACTGCCATCCGCAGTAAGGTAGGCGATGCTAATTTCTGGAAAGGAACGCCGCACTTCTTGAATTTGCCGTACATCAAAGGACTGCAGGCAACAACGATCAGCTACTTTAAGTTTCTCAAGTACGGCCGCCACTTGAGCGACTAGCTGCTCGGGTTCGGGATGGTAGGTCAGATCAGTTTTAGGATCAGATTTAATTTCAATAGTATAGAAAACGGGCTCCCGTTGTTCTCTGGTGGTAAAGTCTTCTACAGCAGTGATCAAGTTTTTTAGCGTGGGTATGGAAACTTTTACCTTCTCTTGCTTTGGGAATCCAGCATGAAACTTACTGCCGACATCGTACTGTTCTATAGCAGCGTAAGGCATTTGACTGAAGTATGAGGGCTTGTCCGGCAATTCATTTCCATACTTGTCTAGGGTAAATTTTGAATTCACATATGGGTCGTGAGCTACGATCACCTTGCCATCACCGGTAAACTGGATATCCATTTCTAGCATTTCGGCACCATCCTCTACGGCTCGAATCATACTGGGAATCGTATTTTCTGGCAACAGCCCTCGAGCGCCTCGATGGCCAATAGTAATAAAGTCAGGCAGCTCCATTGCTTTTATTCAAGTAGTTTGAAGTATTCTGGTAAAAGTATTGCTTTTCGGTTTTGAAAATGGGTTCGAGTTTAAAGCTGTTTGTGATGAGTTCGCTTTCGCGAAAGCGAAAACTATCTCATCATCTTTGCACCCATACATAAGGGGCAATAGATAGCTAATTTCAGTACCAGCGTGTATTGCACAAACCTTATCTTGCAGAACCTCAAAAAAATAGTATCTTTGCACTGTATTTGAGCAATATGAGGGGACAAAAAGTCCCCTCTTTTTATAAAATATGTTGGAAAAACGAGTTGTGGAGCTGCTAGATGCGGCATTTGAAGAGCGGCCAGATTTATTTTTAATAGATCTGGATATCAGTACTGGTAACGTGATTAAAGTCATAGTGGATGGAGATCAAGATGTTAAGGTTTCTGATTGTATTTTTGTATCAAGAGCTGTAGAGCATCAACTGGACCGTGAGGAACAAGATTTTTCTCTAGAAGTGACAAGTGCAGGAGTAGGTAAGCCGTTGAAAAATTACCGACAGTTTGTGAAGAACATTGGTAGAACGCTGGAAATCACAGATAGGGAAAAGACCAAAGAAACTGGTGTCCTGGAAAGTGCCGATAAGGATCAAGTAACCATTACATGGAAAGCTAGAGAGCCTAAGCCGGTCGGGAAAGGAAAAGTTACAGTTGAGAAAAAGTGGTCGATAGCCTACGAGGATATCAAACAAGCAAAAGTTGTTATAACATTTAATTAAAAAGTGAATATGGAAAATCTCGCATTGATCGAGTCTTTTTCTGAGTTTAAAGATGATAAAATGATAGATCGCGTCACCTTGATGGCGATCTTGGAAGATGTTTTTAGAAGTGCTCTAAAAAGGAAATATGGTGAGGATGACAATTTTGACATCATTATCAATCCAGACAAGGGTGATTTAGAAATATGGCGTAATCGCGTCGTGGTAGCAGACGGAGAGGTTGAAGATGAAAATTCAGAAATTTCCCTTACTGAAGCTCGTAAGATTGAGCCCGATTATGAAGTTGGCGAGGATGTGGCGGAAGAAGTAAAGTTGATCCAGCTGGGTCGACGCGCGATTCTTGCATTGCGTCAAAACTTGATCTCTAAAATTCATGAGCATGACAATACTAATATCTTCAAACACTTTAAAGAGTTAGAAGGTGAATTGTATAATGCTGAGGTACATCACATCAGACATCGTGCAATTATCTTACTGGATGATGATGGTAATGAAATCATCATGCCTAAAGACCGACAGATACCATCTGACTTCTTCCGCAAGGGTGAAAATGTAAGAGGTATTATTGAAAGTGTTGAGTTAAGAGGTAATAAGCCTAACATTATTTTGTCGAGAACTTCTCCTAAATTTTTGGAGAAATTATTTGAACAAGAAATCCCTGAAGTATTTGATGGTTTAATTACTGTTAAAGCGGTAGTTCGTGAGCCGGGAGAGAAAGCTAAAGTAGCTGTAGATAGTTACGACGATCGTATTGATCCTGTAGGAGCTTGTGTAGGAGTAAAAGGAAGCCGTATTCATGGCATTGTTCGTGAGTTAGGAAATGAAAATATTGATGTGATCAACTGGACAGCAAATACGCAACTCTATATAGGTAGAGCGTTGAGTCCAGCAAAAATTGTCTCCATCACTATTGATGAAGAAAATAAAAAGGCTGAGGTTCGCTTGAATCCAGAAGAGGTTTCTAAAGCCATCGGTCGTAGAGGTCATAATATTAGATTAGCCGGTAAATTAACAGGCTATGAAATTGATGTGATCCGTGAAGGAGTAGAGGAAGATGTTGAGTTAACAGAATTCTCTGATGAAATCGAAGGATGGATTATTGAAGAATTAAGTAAGATAGGTCTAGATACTGCAAAGAGTGTATTGGAGCAGGATGTAGATGATTTAGTAAAGCGTACAGATCTGGAAGAGGAGACCATCGTTGAATTGATGAACATCCTTAAGTCAGAATTTGAAGATTAAGAATTAAAAGACAACCCATAGGTATTTTATGGCCGAAGTAAAAAACATGAGACTCAATAAGGTGCTGAGAGAATTTAATATCTCTCTAGACCGCGCTGTGGAATATCTCTCTGCCCAAGGCATTGAGATCGAGGCTCGCCCTACCACAAAAATTGACGCGTCCGTCTATCAAGCATTAGCTGATGAGTTTCAAACAGACAAAAGCAAAAAAGTAGCTTCTAAAGAAGTTGGTGCAGAGCGTCGTAAAGAGCAGGAAGAACTGCGCTTACAACGCGAGCAGGAACAAGAAGAGCGACAACGCAAGCAGCAGGAGGTCGTCAAAGCCAAGGCTGAAGTTACTGGTCCTAAAACTGTGGGTAGTATTGATCTGGATGCCGGTAAAAAAACGGCCCCAGAAAAAACCACCGATAACGTTGAGGTCAATAAACAACCAGAAGAGAAGAAAGCGGAAGCTGTAAAAGAAGCGGTTCAGGAACCTGAAGTTGTTTCTAATAGGCCTAAAGTTTCTGGAACGACGGTTAAAGGTAAAATTGATCTGGATAAAGGAAAGCCGAAAGCAAAGAAGGAAGAGCCTAAAGCCGCTCCTGTAGCTAAAGCTGAACCTGCAAAACCAGAGGTGGCAAAAGAGCCAGCGAAGCCTGTTGAAGAGAAAAAGACAGAGCCAGCAGCTGCAAAAGCATCTGAAACACCTGTCAAGGAAGAACCTGCGGCGGCAGAAACTGCCGAGGGAGAATCTGCTGATGGTGAAGTCATCAAGACAGAATACAAAAAATTAGGTGGCCTTAAGGTGACCGGGCAAAAAATCGATCTTTCGAAATTTGCCAAGCCTAAGAAGAAAGAGGATAATAAGCGCAAGCGCAAACGTATCACTAAACCAGGTGCCGCAGGCGGTACTAAAGGTGGATCACGTCGTGGAGCTCCAGGGGCAGGGCGTAAAAATATTGTCAAGGCAGAGCCTACTGAAGAAGAAATCCAAAAGCAGGTTAGAGAGACTCTTGAAAAGCTTCAAGGGAAATCTTCTAAATCTAAAGCAGCCAGATACCGTAGAGATAAACGTGATACCCACCGTGAGAAAGTGGAAGCTCAAGAACAAGAGCAAGCGGAAGACAAAAAAATCCAGGTTACTGAGTTTGTAACAGTAAGCGACTTGTCTACCATGATGGACGTGCCAGTGAACCAGGTAATTGGTGCTTGTATGTCACTGGGTATGATGGTAACCATGAATCAACGATTGGATGCTGAAACGATGACTATCGTAGCAGAGGAATTCGGTTTTGAAATGGACTTTGTCAATGCAGATATTGAAGAAAGTATTGCGGAAGTTGAAGATACTGAAGAGCAATTAGTAACTCGCGCTCCTATCGTTACCGTAATGGGTCACGTAGATCACGGTAAAACATCACTTCTGGATTACATCCGTGAAGAGAATGTTATTGCTGGTGAGAGTGGTGGAATTACACAGCACATAGGTGCATACGGAGTAGAATTGAAAGGTGGGCAAAAAATCGCCTTCCTTGATACTCCTGGTCACGAGGCCTTTACCGCAATGCGTGCACGTGGTGCGCAGGTAACTGACCTTGCTATTATTGTAATTGCTGCAGATGATGATGTGATGCCGCAAACTAAAGAGGCAATTAGTCACGCGCAAGCAGCGGGTGTCCCTATTGTTTTTGCAATTAATAAGGTAGACCGCGATGCGGCAAACCCAGAAAAGATTAAAGAATCCTTAGCTAACATGAATTTGTTAGTAGAAGATTGGGGTGGTAAAATCCAATCCCATGATATCTCGGCCAAAACTGGACTGGGGGTTGCAGAACTTCTTGAGAAGGTATTGTTAGAGGCAGAATTATTGGATCTTAAAGCAAACCCGGACAAACAGGCTACAGGTACTGTTGTAGAGGCATTCCTTGATAAAGGTCGTGGATATGTATCTACTATATTAGTACAAGCTGGAACCTTGAAAGTGGGTGATTATGTACTAGCTGGACGTACGCATGGTAAGGTAAAAGCGATGCAAGATGAACGTGGGCACGATGTGCAAGCAGCTGGTCCATCTACACCTGTATCCATACTAGGTCTAGATGGTGCGCCACAAGCAGGTGACAAATTCCATGTGTTTGAGGACGAAAGAGAAGCGAAGTCCATTGCTTCTAGAAGAACTCAATTACAACGTGAGCAATCTGTAAGAACTCAGAAAACTCTTTCTCTTGATGAGATTGGAAGACGTATTGCACTTGGTGACTTTAAAGAACTGAACTTGATCCTTAAAGGTGATGTGGATGGTTCTGTGGAGGCATTAACAGATTCCTTCCAGAAATTATCTACTGAGGAAATTCAAGTAAATATTATACACAAGGCAGTTGGTGCGATCACAGAAAGTGATGTGCTATTGGCAAGTGCTTCTGATGCGATCATTATCGGATTTAATGTACGTCCACAAGGAAATGCAAGATCTGTAGCTGAACAGGAAGAGGTAGATATCAGAATGTACTCAATCATCTATGACGCGATCAATGATCTTAAAGATGCCATGGAGGGAATGCTTTCTCCAGAGCTTAAAGAAGAGATTACAGGATCTGCTGAAGTTAGAGCAACATTTAAAATCTCTAAAGTCGGTACCATCGCAGGTTGTATGGTTCAAGATGGTAAAATCTACCGCAATAGCGGCGTGAGATTGATACGTGATGGTGTAGTAGTTTACACGGGTGAACTGTCTACATTGAAACGATTCAAAGACGATGTTAAGGAGGTAGCTAAAGGTTACGAGTGTGGTATACAAATCAAGAACTACAACGACTTACAAGAAGGCGATGTAATTGAGAGTTTCCGTGAGGTAGAGGTAAGAAAGAAGCTTAAGTAAAACAAAGCTCGTTATAAATTAAAAAGCCGTTCCAAATCATTGGAACGGCTTTTTTATGAACTGATATCTGGTAGAAGCTCTTTTACTTACGCTCTGATATTTCTCTCTAGAGTTGTCTAGTGCTTTCTAAGGTTTCAAAACCTTAGCGTTAGGAAACGAGCGTTGGATCGTCAATAGCGCACGGTCGGCTTCTAGACGACTGCGGTATTTTCCTATCCATACCTTGTGATTGGGAGCATCATACATCAATTCAGATTTCCAACTTAATCCAAGTGCATCATATCTAGATTGAACGCTAGAGGCTTCTTGATTGCTGCCTTGAAAAATATGAATGGTGAACCTATCGTTGAACTCCCCTTTTTTATCCATGTCTAATTTGGTGGTCACCAGTCGTTCAAGAACCGCTTCATTAACCTTAGAGGTGCTCTGTGCAAAACCTATTTGGGACGTAAGAACCACACTACCAATAAGTAAGATGGATTTAATCGTTTTTGTAATCATAGCAACGTTTTTGGTGAGTTCGCTTTCGCGAAAGCGAACATCTATTTAGAACCTTTATAAATTAATTTCTTCATTATCTCCTCCCAAAATTAAACCATTTATGACCTATTTTTGCAAGGCATTAAGGATACGGTAGACTACTGTAAATATTGTGCCAAAGTTATCGTAATAATTATTAAACGAGATGACAAAAAAGAATTTACATCTTTCATCATTACAGCTGTTTCTAGCTTCCTTATTCTTGGTTTTTTCCATGATGAGCGCATCTGCTCAAGAGGATTTGACTACGTCAGACGGTGAGCCTGCTGTGCCTGTTGAAGCTACTACAGACGCTGGAACCGTTGGAAATGCGACTCAAGGTGAGGCGTTATTTAAAGCAAACTGTGCTGCATGTCACAAGTTGTACAAACGTGCTACAGGACCTGCGCTATTTCAAGTATCGCAACGTCATGACCGCGAGTGGTTGTACGAGTGGATCAAGAACTCTGCTGCCTTAATTGCTAGTGGGGATCCAGAAGCTGTTGCCATCTACAATGAGTACAACCAGTCTAACATGAATGCGTTCCCTCAGTTATCCAACAGCGATATTGACGATATTCTTGCTTATACAGATACGGAGCCGCCGGTTCCTACCGCTGCAGTAGCTGGAGTTGATGAAGTTGCAGGTGGTGGTGCTAGCAGTGAAACTACTAACAATATAGTATTAGGTGTTTTAGCCCTCGTGCTAATTATCCTAATCGTGGTATTGTTTGCAGTAAACGCTACTCTTAAAAGATTTGCTGCTGCTAATGGTATTCAAACAGAGTTTGAAGAAGATAAGCCTGCAAGAACTCCTATCTGGAAAGCCTTTGTTCAAAATCAATTCTTAATTTTAGTTACAGCGATTTTCTTGCTGCTGGCAAGTGCTTATTTTGTGTATGGTGCTTTTATGAGTGTAGGTGTTGACCAAGGCTATGCGCCAGTGCAACCTATTCACTATTCGCACAGGATTCACGCGGGTGTAAGTCAGATTGAGTGTAAATACTGTCACTCGAGTGCTAGAGAGTCTAAGCATTCTGGTATCCCATCCTTAAACGTTTGTATGAACTGTCACAAGTCTATTGCAGAGGTTTCTGATGATACGTATGCTGAGGGAATGGAAGAATACGGTGTTGATTACAATAAGGAGATTCAAAAATTATACGCTGCCACAGGATGGAGTGAAGCAGAGCAAGCTTATACAGGTGAGGAAGAGCCAGTAAGATGGGTTCGTATTCACAACTTGCCAGACCTTGCTTACTTTAATCACGCGCAACACGTAACTGCAGGTAATATTGATTGTCAAACCTGTCACGGGCCGGTTGAAGAAATGGAAATTATGTACCAATATTCTCCATTAACTATGGGATGGTGTATTAACTGTCACCGCGAAACAAATGTTGATTTGGATAACGGTTACTACGAAGAGATCCATAAAGAATTGTCTGAGAAAAGAGGTGGTCGTCAATTGACGATTGCAGACTTAGGAGGACTTGAATGTGGTAAGTGCCACTATTAAAACAATAGCTTTAGAAATTTATGGCTACTACTAAAAAATACTGGAAAAGCAGCGCTCAACTTGATGAGAGCAATGAGATGGTAAAATCTCTTGAGCAAAACGAGTTCGCTACCGCTATTCCAACCGAAGAGTTTTTAGGAAACGATAAAGCGATGGAGGCTTCTAGCACCACGCGTCGTGACTTCCTTAAATACGTAGGGTTCAGTACTGCAGCAGCATCTCTTGCGGCTTGTGAAGGGCCTGTAATTAATTCTGTTCCTTATGTGAACCAGCCAGAGCGCTTGATTCCAGGAATGGCAAATTACTATGCGACTACCATTGCAAATGGATATGATTTTGCAAGCGTGGTTGTGAAAACTCGTGAGGGGAGACCTATCAAGATTGAAGGCAATAGAGATATCAATGCTCGCGGTAATGCAAATGCTCGTGTTCATGCATCCGTTCTAGGGTTGTATGATAACAATCGTTTAAAGACTCCTTTAGTTAAAGGTAAAGAAGCAACTTGGTCGCAGTTAGATGAAGAGGTTCGTCAGCAATTGAATGCAAATGCTGGAAAGCAAATCGTTTTCTTAACCCAAACTTTTGCAAGTCCTTCTGTTACAAAATTGATGGAAGAATTCAAAGCAGCCTATCCTAATGTACGCCAAGTAGTCTACGATACGGTAGGTGAAGACGCAGCATTGGATGCTTTTGAAGCAAAATACTTTCAGCGCGGTCTTGCAGACTATGACTTTAAAGATGCGGAATGCATCGTGGGTGTAGGAGCAGACTTTGTGGGTGATTGGCAAGGTGGTAATTTTGATACCAACTACGCACAATCTAGAGTTCCTAAGAATGGGAAGATGTCTCATCACGTTCAGTTTGAGTCTAACATGACTCTTTCTGGTGCTAATGCAGATAGACGTTACCCAGTAACTCCAACGGAACAAAAACAAATTATAGCAGCTCTTTACAGTAAGGTAGTTGGCGGTTCTGCCAACAGTAATCTTTCTGATAAAGTGGCTAAAGCTGTGGAAGAAGCAGCACAATCTTTACGCCGTGCTGGTAGTAAAGCTGTCGTTCTTTGTGGTATTCCTGATCAAGGAGCGCAACAATTGACGTTAGAAATCAACGAGAGACTCGGTAGTACGATTATCGATACAGCCGCGCCTATTTTGACCCGTCAAGGTAGCCGTGCAGCAGTGAATCAACTGGTGAAAGACATGGAAAGCGGTGCCGTGGGTGCTGTGTTTGTTGCAGGTGTTGATCCGGTTTACAGTTATGATGAAAGTGACGCTTTCGCGAAAGCGTGGAAGAATGTACCTCTTAAGGTATCTTTTGCATCTCGTTTAGATGCTACAGCAGCACAGTCTGACTATGTAGCCACTACACCTCACTACCTAGAATCATGGGGGGATGTAGAAATGAAGAAAGGAACAGTTTCCTTAATGCAGCCTACCATCCAGCCGTTATTCGACACGCGCCAGATGCAAGACTCTTTATTGAAGTGGTCTGGTAGCGATGTGTCTTATAAGGATTATTTAAAGAACAGTTCTACGGCCAACGGTTCCAGCTGGAATCAATCGCTACAGGATGGTTTCTATACCGCAACAGCATCTGAGACTTTGGGTGGTGATGTGGAAACACCAACCGTAAATAACGCAAGTGCATTACGGGACTTGTCTGCAGCTACAAAAACAGGTGATTTTGAGTTGGTGTTGTATACTAAGACAGCTCTAGGAGATGGTTCACAAGCGAACAACCCATGGTTGCAGGAGCTTCCTGATCCTATCACAAGAACTACTTGGGATAATTACATGACAATCTCGCAAAAGGATGCAGAGCGTCTAGGGATTGAAAACTATAACGTAGCAAATGGTGCTTTAGACGGTACCTATGCTATTGTTAAAATGGACGGTGTGGAACGTAAAATTCCAGCATTGATCCAGCCAGGTCAAGCAGAAGGTACCGTTGGTATCGCTTTGGGTTACGGTCGTACGGCTGGAATCCAAGAGGAGATGCAAACAGGTGTGAATGCATTCCCGTTCTTTAAGAATGGAGTATCTATTCAATCTGTGGGTGTTGTATCTGGTGGTGGTATTCACGAGTTTGCTTGTACACAATTGCAAAATACCATGATGGGTCGCGATATCATTCGTGAAACAGACATGGCAACTTATTTAACAGGAAATAAGGATTACTTCAATCCTATGCCTGAGGTTTCTTTGAATCACATTGAAACCCCAGTAACTTCTCCAGATGTAGATCTTTGGGAAAGTTTTGATAGGTCTGTAGGACACCATTTCAACATGTCGATTGACTTGAACGCTTGTACAGGTTGTGGTGCATGTGTTGTTGCTTGTCATGCAGAAAATAATGTGCCTGTAGTTGGAAAAACTGAGGTAAGAAGATCAAGAGATATGCACTGGTTGCGTATCGATAGATACTACTCTTCTACCGATAGTTTTGAGGATGATGAGGCTAAGAAAGATGGTTTCTCTGGATTGTTTGGAGAAAATGGATCTCTTGGAGGTTTCGGAGAGTTGGAAATCCCAGCTGATGAGCCACAGGTTGCTTTCCAGCCATTGATGTGTCAGCACTGTAACCACGCTCCATGTGAGACGGTTTGTCCAGTCGCAGCATCTTCACACGGTCGTCAAGGTCAAAACCACATGATTTACAACCGTTGTGTAGG of the Nonlabens marinus S1-08 genome contains:
- a CDS encoding glycosyltransferase family 117 protein yields the protein MKLSYPQLNKVLGWTVFVIALVIYWLTLEPTVSFWDAGEYIATSSNLEVGHPPGAPLYQMMVAAVAIFATEASNIAYMVNFMAALSSAFTILFMFWSLTLLLKRHIIKERMDKTMILGAAFIGSLAFAVSDSFWFNAVEAEVYAPAALIMSSMFYLGLLWERDMMEPRGNRWLILMSFIIGLSFGVHFLGILTIPAIGMLWYFRHYKKVTPFNFIVAVVSVTAVLLFVFKLLLPTTLSIFGYLEVFFVNDIGLPFNSGTIIAFILIVVVFVWLISLSRKRNKPLLNTITLCILFVLVGFSSWTMLPIRANAGTPINENNPNDARALLAYYNREQYPAPALFYGEAFTDMYAGLDPDEPYIDEKPKYERDYGAGKYVIVNDYKNAVQNTNDAHKGFFPRMTDASRASNYVDFMGGLDYTIKPGYQGNQELLSVLDDYERQFERGRITADEYIKTIASLSEAVEIQKPSFGDNLSYLVSYQVSYMYLRYFMWNFVGKQNDEQGNWDRFDGNWMSGIPFIDSWRIGSQDNLSEDMKTNKGRNFYFFLPLLLGVLGAVFHAKKDPKSFFVTLMLFLFTGLAIIVYLNQSMFQVRERDYAYVGSFLVFAMWIGIGVYALFDGIREKFNKPVVKYATLAVCFLAVPLLMGFQNWDDHDRSEKYTALASAKKYLDSCLPNALIFTIGDNDTFPLWYAQEVEGYRTDVRVVCTSLLSTDWYMDDMKKQAYESEPVPSTLTHDKYSYGTRDALWYGNENGRIQERLRQAQQDPNYIFPDTMNLDKWMEWVASENKITQELMRNDHYEHTFPTRAIRIPVNKEAVLKNGVVAAKDADKIVDEIIININSQLVYKNRMFMLDIINANNWERPIYFSGGAFGDEDYIWMKDYLQLDGCAYRLTPIYTPPSNDRDPFDMGRVDPDYAYKVIKGWDWGNSGSPDIYHDVETRRNSVGYRSNVTRAAMALIEDGQTKKAEELLDLGMEKMPLEFFRHYSMIEPFVRGYYELGNVSKAGKLLDSVILKYQGELDYYKSLPLEEQAQIGQEVITAIERYRGLVRTALEYEDDPEIEKHFDAFNEYVMAFPRFYSPEEQLKMSDAPGQDELIDLIKTEIDNADAERTVEPLGDSL
- a CDS encoding glycerophosphodiester phosphodiesterase family protein — its product is MELPDFITIGHRGARGLLPENTIPSMIRAVEDGAEMLEMDIQFTGDGKVIVAHDPYVNSKFTLDKYGNELPDKPSYFSQMPYAAIEQYDVGSKFHAGFPKQEKVKVSIPTLKNLITAVEDFTTREQREPVFYTIEIKSDPKTDLTYHPEPEQLVAQVAAVLEKLKVADRCCLQSFDVRQIQEVRRSFPEISIAYLTADGSKSLAEHLMLADCHPDIFSPAFKILTPGLVAQAQEHGMKVIPWTVNKRKDMEYLLSINVDGIITDYPGRLTQILKQGLQ
- the rimP gene encoding ribosome assembly cofactor RimP, translating into MLEKRVVELLDAAFEERPDLFLIDLDISTGNVIKVIVDGDQDVKVSDCIFVSRAVEHQLDREEQDFSLEVTSAGVGKPLKNYRQFVKNIGRTLEITDREKTKETGVLESADKDQVTITWKAREPKPVGKGKVTVEKKWSIAYEDIKQAKVVITFN
- the nusA gene encoding transcription termination factor NusA, whose protein sequence is MENLALIESFSEFKDDKMIDRVTLMAILEDVFRSALKRKYGEDDNFDIIINPDKGDLEIWRNRVVVADGEVEDENSEISLTEARKIEPDYEVGEDVAEEVKLIQLGRRAILALRQNLISKIHEHDNTNIFKHFKELEGELYNAEVHHIRHRAIILLDDDGNEIIMPKDRQIPSDFFRKGENVRGIIESVELRGNKPNIILSRTSPKFLEKLFEQEIPEVFDGLITVKAVVREPGEKAKVAVDSYDDRIDPVGACVGVKGSRIHGIVRELGNENIDVINWTANTQLYIGRALSPAKIVSITIDEENKKAEVRLNPEEVSKAIGRRGHNIRLAGKLTGYEIDVIREGVEEDVELTEFSDEIEGWIIEELSKIGLDTAKSVLEQDVDDLVKRTDLEEETIVELMNILKSEFED